A DNA window from Hordeum vulgare subsp. vulgare chromosome 1H, MorexV3_pseudomolecules_assembly, whole genome shotgun sequence contains the following coding sequences:
- the LOC123407056 gene encoding auxin-responsive protein IAA8-like, which produces MECKAASEPSSSSSAPSSSMDSCGAGGPRATASTASSRYRPAIDGGLSTDLHLGLSLRSSCSSSFHTADRVSASTPRSTLTTTTTMRPAASPDPAYGRSGGAGGHGQQTLFVKVYMEGVPIGRKLDLLLLDGYDGLLAILGRMFNASIIHPDTVGHDHQVVLGEKKARHVVTYQDKEGDWLMAGDVPWELFLAAGVKKLKIARAD; this is translated from the exons aTGGAGTGCAAGGCGGCGAGCGagccgtcctcgtcctcgtccgcgCCCTCTTCTTCCATGGATAGCTGTGGCGCCGGCGGGCCGCGGGCGACGGCCTCCACGGCGTCGTCCCGCTACCGGCCGGCGATCGACGGTGGCCTGAGCACGGACCTTCACCTCGGGCTCAGCCTCCGGTCgtcatgctcctcctccttccaCACGGCCGACCGCGTCTCCGCTTCCACTCCAAG GAGCAccctgacgacgacgacgacgatgaggccaGCGGCATCGCCGGATCCGGCGTACGGCCgcagcggcggcgccggcggccatGGGCAGCAGACGCTGTTTGTGAAGGTGTACATGGAGGGCGTCCCCATAGGCCGGAAGCTGGATCTGCTGCTGCTGGACGGCTACGACGGCCTCCTCGCCATCCTAGGCCGCATGTTCAACGCCTCCATCATAC ATCCGGATACTGTCGGCCATGATCACCAAGTGGTTCTTGGGGAGAAGAAGGCTCGCCATGTTGTCACGTATCAAGACAAGGAGGGGGACTGGTTGATGGCCGGGGACGTACCGTGGGA GCTGTTCCTGGCCGCGGgtgtgaagaaattgaagatagcAAGGGCGGATTGA